A part of Rhinoderma darwinii isolate aRhiDar2 chromosome 1, aRhiDar2.hap1, whole genome shotgun sequence genomic DNA contains:
- the S1PR4 gene encoding sphingosine 1-phosphate receptor 4, which yields MNLTSNQCLELVGKQNINIIFLHYNLTGRLIGRSSKNGIYLKMCSILISLLIIWLNFSVLVALLRFLRLRRWVHCCLANIAFSDLLAGISYLLNICLSGEFTFQLTPQQWFLREGLLFTTLAASTFSLFITAVERYCTMVALVSESRSRKVVRAQGLIIVCWVLAAIVGSLPLFGWNCLCHIETCSSLLPLYSRQYILFSLGLLSISLIGIIGFYCTIYYLVCCNARRTAVTSQSRRALHLLQTVLIILGSFVVCWTPLFVYLLVDSSCTPPSCQSPVGMEWVLALAVLNSAINPLIYSLRSSEVRKAMEAFLCCACTMAGVKVPSCHQQGLDVTSGSSNESSLRRKASVRLSRALSFRSPVTSISSVPSQ from the exons ATGAACTTGACATCTAACCAGTGCCTAGAATTAGTGGGCAAACAAAATATTAACATTATATTCCTACATTATAACCTGACTGGGCGTCTAATTGGTCGATCAAGTAAAAATGGCATTTATCTGAAGATGTGCAGCATCCTAATCAGTCTGTTGATTATATGGCTGAACTTCTCGGTGCTGGTGGCCTTGCTAAG gtTCCTTCGTTTGAGACGTTGGGTTCACTGCTGTCTGGCAAATATTGCATTTAGTGATCTTCTGGCTGGCATTTCATACCTGCTAAACATTTGCCTTTCAGGTGAATTCACTTTCCAATTGACCCCACAACAATGGTTTCTAAGAGAGGGCCTTCTCTTTACAACTCTAGCTGCCTCTACTTTCAGCCTGTTCATAACGGCAGTGGAGCGATATTGTACAATGGTGGCCCTAGTCTCGGAGAGCCGCTCTAGAAAAGTGGTGCGTGCACAGGGGTTGATTATTGTATGTTGGGTATTGGCTGCTATCGTTGGGTCCTTGCCTTTGTTTGGGTGGAACTGCCTATGCCACATTGAAACCTGCTCTAGCCTTCTTCCTCTTTACTCAAggcaatatattttatttagccTTGGTCTACTGTCCATTAGCCTGATTGGGATTATTGGTTTTTACTGCACTATTTATTACTTAGTGTGTTGCAATGCCAGACGGACTGCAGTCACCAGCCAAAGTCGGCGTGCCTTACACCTACTTCAAACCGTTCTCATCATCTTGGGCTCATTTGTCGTCTGCTGGACACCTCTTTTTGTCTATCTTTTGGTGGATTCCTCATGCACTCCTCCTTCTTGTCAATCCCCAGTAGGTATGGAATGGGTGCTTGCTTTAGCCGTCTTGAACTCAGCCATTAACCCATTAATTTACTCTCTCAGGAGTTCAGAAGTACGTAAAGCAATGGAGGCATTCCTCTGCTGTGCTTGCACTATGGCTGGAGTAAAGGTACCGTCATGTCACCAACAAGGCCTAGATGTTACTTCTGGTTCATCGAATGAAAGTTCACTCAGACGAAAAGCCAGCGTGCGTCTTTCACGAGCATTAAGTTTCAGGAGTCCTGTAACCAGCATTTCTAGTGTGCCCAGTCAGTAA